The Amblyomma americanum isolate KBUSLIRL-KWMA chromosome 5, ASM5285725v1, whole genome shotgun sequence genome window below encodes:
- the LOC144134914 gene encoding uncharacterized protein LOC144134914 isoform X2 has protein sequence MPHAWNQPSGRRVLHSQNLGDSDDFFSNEPPPESAGGDMLNWYTRSTQSYGQFTPNGGEQWQRSQNLQPENAWPARKAHSQPETLRSWPAHRQRNDSRFPTFGSESPPLTHGRTSTYFLV, from the exons ATGCCACATGCCTGGAATCAGCCTTCAGGGAGGAGGGTACTTCATTCTCAGAATTTAG GTGACAGTGATGACTTTTTCAGTAATGAACCTCCACCTGAAAGTGCTGGGGGAGATATGCTTAACT GGTATACTCGGAGCACTCAGTCGTACGGACAGTTTACACCTAATGGGGGAGAGCAAT GGCAAAGATCCCAGAACCTTCAGCCTGAAAATGCCTGGCCTGCACGCAAGGCTCACTCACAGCCAGAAACTCTCCGCTCCTGGCCAG CACACAGGCAGAGGAATGATAGCCGATTTCCAACTTTTGGCAGTGAGTCGCCACCCTTAACTCATGGAAGGACAAG CACATACTTCTTGGTCTGA
- the LOC144134914 gene encoding uncharacterized protein LOC144134914 isoform X1: protein MPHAWNQPSGRRVLHSQNLGDSDDFFSNEPPPESAGGDMLNCRYTRSTQSYGQFTPNGGEQWQRSQNLQPENAWPARKAHSQPETLRSWPAHRQRNDSRFPTFGSESPPLTHGRTSTYFLV, encoded by the exons ATGCCACATGCCTGGAATCAGCCTTCAGGGAGGAGGGTACTTCATTCTCAGAATTTAG GTGACAGTGATGACTTTTTCAGTAATGAACCTCCACCTGAAAGTGCTGGGGGAGATATGCTTAACTGTC GGTATACTCGGAGCACTCAGTCGTACGGACAGTTTACACCTAATGGGGGAGAGCAAT GGCAAAGATCCCAGAACCTTCAGCCTGAAAATGCCTGGCCTGCACGCAAGGCTCACTCACAGCCAGAAACTCTCCGCTCCTGGCCAG CACACAGGCAGAGGAATGATAGCCGATTTCCAACTTTTGGCAGTGAGTCGCCACCCTTAACTCATGGAAGGACAAG CACATACTTCTTGGTCTGA